In Prochlorococcus marinus str. GP2, a single window of DNA contains:
- a CDS encoding O-acetylhomoserine aminocarboxypropyltransferase/cysteine synthase family protein, whose translation MSKQKFETLQLHAGQVPDPTTNSRAVPIYQTSSYVFDNAEHGANLFGLKEFGNIYTRLMNPTTDVFEKRMAALEGGMAALATSSGQAAQFLAIVNCMTAGDNFVSTSFLYGGTYNQFKVQFPRLGIEVKFADGDSIDSFRNKIDDKTKAIYVESMGNPRFNIPDFEGLSALAKENGIPLIVDNTLGAGGALIRPIDFGADVVVESATKWIGGHGTSIGGVIVDAGTFNWGNGKFPLMSEPSAAYHGLVHWDAFGFGSDICKSLGVPENRNIAFALRARLECLRDWGSAQSPFNSFLLLQGLETLSLRIERQTSNALELAKWLDSNSNVSSVNYPGLESDPYYSSAKKYTTGRGMGCMLMFSLNGGYENAVKFIDSLKLASHLANVGDSKTLVIHPASTTHQQLSEEEQLSAGVTPTMVRVSVGIEHIDDIKADFEQALLQIT comes from the coding sequence TTGAGCAAACAAAAGTTCGAGACTCTTCAATTGCATGCAGGACAAGTTCCTGACCCAACTACAAATTCTAGAGCAGTACCCATTTATCAAACTAGTTCCTATGTCTTTGATAATGCCGAGCATGGAGCGAATCTTTTTGGATTAAAAGAATTTGGGAATATTTATACTCGACTTATGAACCCCACTACAGATGTCTTCGAAAAAAGGATGGCAGCTTTGGAGGGTGGTATGGCAGCACTTGCAACATCATCAGGTCAAGCTGCTCAATTCTTGGCAATAGTGAATTGCATGACTGCAGGGGATAATTTTGTCTCTACATCTTTTCTTTATGGTGGGACCTACAATCAATTTAAAGTACAATTTCCAAGATTAGGAATAGAGGTTAAATTTGCTGATGGTGATAGTATTGATAGTTTTAGAAATAAAATTGATGATAAAACCAAAGCAATATATGTCGAATCGATGGGAAATCCTCGTTTCAACATCCCAGATTTTGAGGGTCTCTCAGCATTGGCTAAGGAAAATGGAATTCCTTTAATAGTGGATAATACCCTTGGTGCTGGAGGTGCTTTAATAAGACCAATTGATTTTGGAGCCGATGTTGTTGTTGAAAGTGCGACGAAATGGATAGGTGGACATGGAACAAGTATTGGTGGGGTTATTGTTGATGCAGGAACCTTTAATTGGGGAAATGGTAAATTCCCACTAATGAGTGAGCCAAGCGCTGCTTATCATGGACTCGTTCATTGGGACGCTTTTGGTTTTGGTAGTGATATCTGTAAATCTTTGGGAGTTCCTGAAAATAGAAATATAGCTTTTGCTTTAAGAGCAAGACTTGAATGCCTCAGAGACTGGGGATCAGCTCAAAGTCCTTTTAATTCGTTTTTGTTATTGCAGGGCTTGGAAACTCTAAGTTTAAGGATAGAAAGACAAACTTCAAATGCTCTTGAATTAGCAAAATGGTTAGATTCCAATTCTAATGTAAGTAGTGTTAATTATCCTGGCTTAGAATCTGATCCATATTACTCAAGTGCCAAAAAATATACTACTGGAAGGGGAATGGGTTGCATGCTAATGTTCTCTCTTAATGGAGGTTATGAAAATGCAGTAAAATTTATCGATTCCTTAAAATTAGCGAGTCACCTTGCTAACGTGGGAGACTCAAAAACTTTAGTGATTCATCCTGCTTCAACAACTCATCAACAATTATCTGAAGAAGAACAATTATCTGCAGGTGTTACTCCCACGATGGTAAGAGTTTCTGTAGGAATTGAACATATTGATGATATAAAAGCAGATTTCGAACAAGCACTTTTACAAATCACATAG
- a CDS encoding homoserine O-succinyltransferase, whose amino-acid sequence MALIIPSNYHKISDVEKNHISWIKPELAKRQDIRPLRIGILNIMPLGKQYEFNLLHPLGLSPLQIEPVWIKLKTHSYKTWDINHLNNLYITWEEANNPEPLDGIIITGAPIEHLAFEEVKYWDEFVKIVDEARNSCASTLGLCWAGFALAYLAGVDKKVFDRKLFGVFPLKSLVPGHPLMGTQDDEFICPQSRFAGLPDLEMEKAQKEGKLNLLAYGENVGYTIFESNDQKQLMHLGHPEYTVHRIISEIERDKEKGDVPPPENFDPNSSKTAWRSHRNLLFQQWLWFCYQQVSLN is encoded by the coding sequence TTGGCTTTAATAATACCTAGTAACTACCACAAGATTAGTGATGTTGAGAAAAATCATATATCTTGGATAAAACCAGAATTGGCAAAAAGACAGGATATACGTCCTCTTAGGATTGGTATTTTAAATATCATGCCTCTTGGCAAGCAGTATGAATTTAACTTACTACATCCACTTGGTTTATCTCCTCTTCAAATTGAGCCAGTTTGGATAAAGCTTAAAACTCACTCTTATAAAACATGGGATATTAATCATCTAAATAATCTATACATAACTTGGGAAGAAGCAAATAATCCAGAACCGTTAGATGGAATCATTATTACTGGAGCACCTATTGAGCACCTAGCCTTTGAGGAGGTTAAGTATTGGGATGAATTTGTGAAAATTGTCGATGAAGCCAGAAATTCTTGTGCGAGTACTCTTGGATTATGTTGGGCTGGCTTTGCGCTGGCCTATTTAGCAGGGGTCGATAAGAAAGTTTTTGATAGGAAATTATTTGGGGTATTCCCTTTAAAAAGTCTTGTTCCTGGTCACCCTTTGATGGGTACACAAGATGATGAATTTATTTGTCCTCAAAGTAGATTTGCAGGGTTACCAGATTTAGAAATGGAGAAGGCCCAAAAAGAAGGGAAATTGAATTTGTTGGCTTATGGAGAAAACGTCGGATATACAATATTTGAATCTAATGATCAAAAACAACTTATGCATTTAGGTCATCCTGAATATACGGTTCATAGAATTATTAGTGAAATTGAAAGAGACAAAGAAAAGGGAGATGTTCCTCCTCCTGAAAATTTTGATCCAAATAGTTCAAAAACCGCTTGGAGATCTCATAGGAATTTGCTTTTTCAGCAATGGCTTTGGTTTTGTTATCAACAAGTTAGTCTTAATTAA
- a CDS encoding SulP family inorganic anion transporter, with protein sequence MSNFSRYLSKNWLDDPKSNILSGLVVAFAMIPEAIAFSGIAGVDPKVGLFGAFCLSITIAIVGGRRGMISSATGSTALLMTGLVAYGESQAPGLGVPYLIAAGILTGIFQILWGYLRLAYQMRFVPTGVLSGFVNALALLIFQAQLPQLGIGIKESKGLVEQSISQYPVNTQIPVVWILVILGLVIIYGLPKITKIVPSQLIAIVVITLISIFFNLDVPTVSDLGQLPDGLPSISLPFGSIENGKVPFSLETLGIILPTSLAISLVGLMETFLTQDILDDVTDTSSNKNKEARGQGIANIVASLFGGMAGCALVGQSVMNTENGGKSRLSTLSSGISLLIMIILLKSWIGAIPMAALVAIMITIAISTADINGLKNIRKIPKSDTAVMLMTFAVTMLTKPHNLALGVIAGVALAAILFSRKVAKVITISRAKENNLITYKVKGQLFFVSKIYFLQGFDLYEHPEKIVIDMSLAHIWDQSGVVALEQIIRKFQNGGSKVEIVGLNKESLNLFERLGGVESAH encoded by the coding sequence ATGTCAAATTTCTCAAGATATTTATCTAAAAATTGGTTAGATGATCCAAAGTCAAATATTCTCTCTGGCTTAGTTGTTGCATTTGCAATGATCCCTGAAGCAATTGCTTTTTCAGGTATAGCTGGTGTAGATCCTAAAGTTGGCCTTTTTGGTGCATTTTGCTTATCTATAACAATTGCGATTGTGGGAGGAAGAAGAGGGATGATCTCTTCAGCCACAGGTTCAACAGCTCTTTTAATGACTGGACTTGTTGCTTATGGAGAATCACAAGCTCCTGGATTAGGAGTCCCATATCTTATTGCAGCTGGAATATTAACTGGAATATTCCAAATTCTTTGGGGATATTTAAGACTTGCCTACCAAATGCGATTTGTGCCAACAGGAGTCTTAAGTGGATTTGTAAATGCACTGGCACTTCTAATATTTCAAGCACAACTACCTCAGTTAGGAATAGGTATTAAAGAATCAAAAGGATTAGTTGAACAATCTATAAGTCAATATCCAGTTAACACTCAGATTCCAGTAGTTTGGATACTTGTAATCCTAGGATTAGTAATTATTTATGGGCTTCCAAAAATCACAAAAATAGTCCCCTCTCAACTTATCGCAATAGTAGTAATTACTCTTATAAGCATATTCTTTAATCTAGATGTCCCAACAGTTAGCGATTTGGGTCAATTACCTGATGGATTGCCAAGTATTTCTCTCCCTTTTGGATCAATAGAAAATGGGAAAGTACCTTTTAGTCTTGAAACATTAGGGATAATTTTACCTACTTCACTTGCAATATCTCTCGTGGGTTTAATGGAAACTTTTTTAACTCAAGACATTTTAGATGATGTAACTGATACAAGTTCTAATAAAAATAAAGAAGCAAGAGGACAGGGAATCGCAAATATTGTGGCATCCTTATTTGGTGGTATGGCAGGATGTGCCTTAGTTGGGCAATCTGTTATGAATACTGAAAATGGTGGCAAATCTAGATTATCAACCCTCTCCTCAGGTATATCTTTACTTATTATGATTATCCTCTTGAAGTCTTGGATTGGAGCAATACCAATGGCTGCTTTAGTAGCAATCATGATAACGATCGCAATAAGTACAGCAGATATAAATGGATTAAAAAATATTAGAAAGATACCTAAAAGCGATACTGCAGTAATGCTTATGACATTTGCAGTTACAATGCTTACAAAACCTCATAATCTTGCACTTGGAGTTATTGCAGGAGTCGCATTAGCTGCAATTCTTTTCAGCAGAAAAGTGGCAAAAGTTATAACTATCTCAAGAGCTAAAGAAAATAATTTGATTACCTACAAAGTTAAAGGCCAATTATTCTTTGTAAGTAAAATTTATTTTTTACAAGGATTTGATCTTTATGAACATCCTGAAAAGATTGTAATTGATATGTCTTTAGCTCATATTTGGGATCAAAGTGGCGTTGTTGCTCTCGAGCAAATTATTAGAAAATTCCAGAATGGTGGTTCTAAAGTTGAAATTGTAGGATTAAATAAAGAAAGTCTTAACTTATTTGAAAGACTAGGTGGTGTAGAAAGCGCTCATTAA